The Thermodesulfobacteriota bacterium genomic interval GACTGCTTTGTCATCAATCATGCCGCGGGTCAGAGCAAGATACTTCTGAGCTTCACCGGTCATGAGATCAAAAAATTGTGCTTTAAGCACGTCAAGATTCTTGATAACACCGCTTACCACGTCAGAATCAAAGGCGAGGGCCTTTTCCAGTTTTTCAAATATCCCCACAAAGTCTACCACCAGCCCGCAGGGTTTCTTGATGTCGCCTTCCTCCTCATAGGGACGATTTACCCTCGCAATGGCCTGCAGCAGCACATGATCTCTCATGGGCTTATCGAGATACATGCCGTAAAGTATTGGGGCATCAAAACCGGTCAGGAGTTTATCGGTAACAATAAATATCTTGGGTATGGTTTTCGGTTTGGGGAAAAGCTTACGGGCATTTTTTTCCTCAATCTCTGAGAGCTGGTATTTATGCACCAGAGGATATTTTTCACTGTCATGTTGGGTGGCAGTGTATACCGGTAAGGTGTATTCGGGAGGCAGAATCTTATCAAGTTCCTCTTTATACAGCGCGCAGGCCTCACGGTCAACTGCTACAAGAAATGCCTTATAACCCAAAGGTTCAATAGATTCCTTGAAATGCTGAGCAACAAAGGCAGAAACCTTTCTTATCCTGTCTTCTGATTTTAAAAATGTTTTGAGATTGACTGCCTTATCAAGAATTTTGTTCAGTTCTTCAACATCACTGATCCCTTCAGCATCTATCAGTTCAAGGAATTCTTTTTCGAGCTGCTCCCGAGGCACACGAATATCATTGGGCGCAAGCGTATAATTGAGCGAAAGGGTTGTGCCGTCTTCTATAGACTCGGCGATAGAGTATTTATCCAAATAGCCGGTTTTGTCCTCTTTACCGAAAATCTTGAATGTGCCCTTACCGTATGCTGTTTTGTCAATCGGGGTGCCGGTAAATCCAATCAGGGTTGCATTGGGGAGAGCTCCTACCATGTAGTTTCCGAGGTCCCTTCCTAAAGACCGGTGCGCTTCATCCACCAGCACAATAACATTATCCCTGGTACAGATACCCTTATCGATTCTCTCAAACTTATGAATCATGGAGATGATCAGCCCGCGGAAATCTGATACAAGTAACTCCCTCAGACGTGCCTTGCTGGTAGCAGGTTCAATGCTAATATCAAATGATTTTAATTCACCAAGTATCCGCTCCACCCATCCAGAAAGCTGTCCTTCAAGCTCATTGCGGTCAATCATCAGAATAACCGTTGCTTTACCGAAAACCTCCTTGTTTGTAAGAATCTGCCGCGCCGCAGTAATCATGGTAAAGGTTTTCCCTGCCCCCTGGGTATGCCACACTAGCCCGGTCTTCTTGCCCCTATCAGCACACCGCTGCACTACCTTCTCAACCGCCCGGGTCTGATGCTGTCGCAAAATTGTTTTTTTCAGCTCATCATCCTTCACATAAAACAGTATCCACTCTTTCAACATCTTCAGGAACCGTTCCCTGTCAAAAAAGTGTTTAACCTTTTTCTCAAAATTTCCCTTCTCTTCATCTTTCCAGTTAAAGATATCCTTGCGTTCAAGGTTCCATGTGGAGCCGTAATAAAAGTCAATTAAGTGGGTGATGTCAAACACCTGCGGAGCAGTAAGCATCTCCGGTGTTTCATTGTGATATTCCCGTATCTGAATCAAAGCCTCCTCAATAGCATTTGCCTTCTTGGCGCTTTTGGTTTCAACAATGGCAACCGGTATGCCATTAATAAGAAACATGATGTCTGCCCGGTTTGTTTCTCTGCCGTTGGCATACTGCCATTCATCAGTAACCTGAAAAATATTTTTCGTAACATCCTTAAAATCAACCACCGTTATATTCCGGCGCCGCTTCTCTTTTTCATCATAGATACTCTGCTCACCCCGCAACCATGATAGGACCTCTGCATTCCCTTCGATGTTGTTACGCACCGCCTCTATATCTCTAACAATTTCAGGAGCGCTTTCCCCGGTCACCAATCCAGGGTTCAGTTTGATAAGTTTATCTTGAATGACGCGGTAAAACAGTGTCCCGTTTTCCCCCATTCTTAATGTAAGGGCATCGTCGCTTGAAACGATCTGCCAACCGATCTCACTTGCATATTTGATGATCGGCTGCTGAACAGTGGATGTTTCGGTACCAAGGTTTACAGGCATCATGATTTAACTCGAATATCTATGTGGCGTTTGA includes:
- a CDS encoding HsdR family type I site-specific deoxyribonuclease, producing the protein MMPVNLGTETSTVQQPIIKYASEIGWQIVSSDDALTLRMGENGTLFYRVIQDKLIKLNPGLVTGESAPEIVRDIEAVRNNIEGNAEVLSWLRGEQSIYDEKEKRRRNITVVDFKDVTKNIFQVTDEWQYANGRETNRADIMFLINGIPVAIVETKSAKKANAIEEALIQIREYHNETPEMLTAPQVFDITHLIDFYYGSTWNLERKDIFNWKDEEKGNFEKKVKHFFDRERFLKMLKEWILFYVKDDELKKTILRQHQTRAVEKVVQRCADRGKKTGLVWHTQGAGKTFTMITAARQILTNKEVFGKATVILMIDRNELEGQLSGWVERILGELKSFDISIEPATSKARLRELLVSDFRGLIISMIHKFERIDKGICTRDNVIVLVDEAHRSLGRDLGNYMVGALPNATLIGFTGTPIDKTAYGKGTFKIFGKEDKTGYLDKYSIAESIEDGTTLSLNYTLAPNDIRVPREQLEKEFLELIDAEGISDVEELNKILDKAVNLKTFLKSEDRIRKVSAFVAQHFKESIEPLGYKAFLVAVDREACALYKEELDKILPPEYTLPVYTATQHDSEKYPLVHKYQLSEIEEKNARKLFPKPKTIPKIFIVTDKLLTGFDAPILYGMYLDKPMRDHVLLQAIARVNRPYEEEGDIKKPCGLVVDFVGIFEKLEKALAFDSDVVSGVIKNLDVLKAQFFDLMTGEAQKYLALTRGMIDDKAVEAAIDAFVDQEAREEFYKFFKELEMLYEILSPSPDLRDYVDDFGKLSVLYQIVHNAFKKKTVLYSDIARKTELLVREKVTTYGLKTTMPVVKIDENTLHAIKDSGTSDKSKVINLINSIGKTVNDEAEENPYLRTIGERAEQIQEAFDDRQISTKQALKKIEELIHEIVEARRQQKETDFDINTFTIFWILKQEKIENHKKIAPAVNSVFERFPDFKDNPAELRELKAELYKLVLPIFGKERMVGIVEKLLKLNRK